In Solanum pennellii chromosome 7, SPENNV200, the following are encoded in one genomic region:
- the LOC107025346 gene encoding peroxidase 3-like produces the protein MAKFGDLGNFLVLCILLGIVGSSYGQLQLNFYAKSCPQAEKIIQDYVYKQIPRAPSLAPALLRMHFHDCFVRGCDGSVLLNFTSSTKNQTEKVAVPNQTLRGFSFIDGVKKALEAECPGVVSCADIVALVARDSVVVTGGPYWKVPTGRRDGRISNASEALANIPPPTSNFSSLQTSFASKGLDLKDLVLLSGAHTIGVSHCPSFSSRLYNFTGVWGKKDPSLDSEYAANLKMKKCKSINDNTTIVEMDPGSSSKFDLSYFQLVLKRRGLFQSDAALTTSAKTKSFINQLVQGSLEQFYAEFGVAMEKMGKIEVKTGSAGEIRKHCAAVNS, from the exons ATGGCTAAATTTGGCGATTTGGGTAATTTTCTAGTGTTGTGTATACTACTAGGAATAGTTGGTTCTAGCTATGGTCAGTTGCAGCTCAACTTCTATGCAAAGAGCTGTCCGCAAGCAGAAAAGATAATTCAAGATTATGTGTATAAGCAAATCCCAAGGGCTCCGTCTCTTGCCCCTGCGTTGCTCAGAATGCATTTCCACGATTGCTTTGTCAGG GGTTGTGATGGTTCTGTACTCCTGAATTTCACTTCGAGCACTAAAAACCAGACTGAAAAAGTGGCTGTTCCTAATCAAACGCTGAGAGGCTTCTCATTTATCGATGGTGTGAAGAAAGCATTGGAAGCTGAATGCCCTGGAGTTGTGTCATGTGCGGATATTGTTGCCTTGGTTGCTAGAGACTCTGTTGTAGTCACA GGAGGCCCTTACTGGAAGGTTCCAACTGGTAGAAGAGATGGAAGAATATCAAACGCCTCGGAAGCCTTGGCAAACATCCCTCCTCCGACAAGTAACTTTTCCAGTCTCCAGACGTCTTTTGCCAGCAAGGGTCTTGACCTAAAAGACTTGGTACTATTGTCTG GTGCACATACCATTGGAGTCTCTCACTGTCCGTCATTTTCATCACGTTTATACAATTTTACTGGAGTTTGGGGCAAAAAAGATCCATCTCTAGACAGCGAATATGCAGCTAATCTAAAGATGAAGAAATGCAAATCCATCAATGACAACACCACAATTGTCGAAATGGATCCTGGAAGCTCCAGTAAATTTGATCTTAGTTACTTCCAGCTTGTGCTCAAGAGAAGAGGGCTATTTCAATCTGATGCAGCCTTGACAACAAGTGCGAAAACAAAGTCATTCATCAACCAGTTAGTACAAGGATCACTCGAACAATTCTATGCCGAATTTGGTGTAGCAATGGAGAAAATGGGAAAGATTGAGGTCAAGACCGGCTCTGCTGGTGAGATTAGGAAGCACTGTGCAGCTGTGAATAGTTAA